The genomic stretch TATTTTGACGATATCTCCAACCTCCATTATTTCACCATACTTAATGTGATTTTATTTTTAATAATACCTCCTACAATATATAACTTTTTAGCATTAGTAAAAGTAAAAATAAAAATTTTGATAGAAAATTAAACAAAAATTAACTAAGAAAAGTAATAACTCAATAAATTATAAAAATTGGATTATTATTTAAAAAAGAATTCAATAATTACAATTAACGATATAAAAATAAAAAGTGGCGTCAGTTCGCCCATCATTCATCACAGTTCAGCAGCTACTCCGTTCATCATCCGCCATAGTATTATTTAAATTTAAGGTATATAATTCTAATGGTGGTTTGTATGAATGTTGAGGAAATAGAGAAATACATAGAAAAAAATTACAATAAATTGCCAGAAGGTTGTAAGCAGTGTGTTAAGGGAGAGAAGTTAGTTTTATTTATCACTGGAATTTGTAATAATAATTGCTATTATTGCCCACTATCTGAAAAGAGAAAAAATAAAGATGTGATATATGCAAATGAAAGATTGATTACAACTGTTGAGGAGGCAATTGATGAGGCAAAGTTATGTAGCAGTAAAGGAGTAGGAATAACAGGAGGAGATCCTTTATTAAAAATAAATAGAACTGTAAAATTTTTAAAGGCTTTAAAAGATGAATTTAAAGAGTTCCACGCTCATCTATATACTACGCCAGAAAGTGTAAGTGAGGATAAATTAAAACTATTAAAAGATGCTGGCTTAGATGAAATAAGGTTGCATCCTACAAAGATATTTAATGAAGGATATAATGAAGAGTATGTAAAATTTTTATGCGATAAGTTGAGTTTATGTAATAAATATATTGAAGATGTTGGAGTAGAAATTCCAGGGATTCCAAATATGGAAAATGAGATTTTAAAGTTGGCTGAATCTGTTGATGGATTAGCAAAATTTATGAATATTAACGAACTTGAATTTTCTGAAGAAAACTATTATGAATTAGAAAAGAGAGGGTTTTATCCAAAGAATGATGTTAGTAACGCTATAGCAGGAAGTGAAGAAACATCTTTAAAAGTTATTAATGAATTTAAAGGAAATATGTTTATCCATTACTGTCCATCAGTTTTAAAGGATGCTATTCAAATGAAAAATAGACTTATAAATAGGGCTAAGAATGTTGCTAAACCTTATGAAGTAATAACTGACGAGGGTTTATTATTAAGAGGAATCATGATTTTTGATAATGAAGAGGATTTAAAAGAAATTGCAAATATATTGGAAGAAAATGAGATAGAGTTTGAAATTATTGACAATAAAATTTACTTAAATCCATTTATATTAGAGGATATTATAGATGAGATGAAAAGGCAAAGATATCCAATAACCTTTTCAGCCTATATTTCAGAGGTTTATCCTACATCTGACGCTCTTGAAGTGGAAAGAATTCCCTTAATAACTAAAAAGTTGAGATTTAGAAGAAGGAGAAGAAGATAAAGAAAAATAAGGGAAATAGTATGATATATGATTTTAGAAAAAAATCAAAATTTGGTTACACAACTGGCTCTTGTGCCACTGCTGGGGCTTATTCAGCATTGTATTATTTAAAATTTGGAAAAAAACTTGATTATGTTGAAATTGAAAATTTAAATGGAGATAAGTTAATCATTCCAATAAAAAAAATTGAAAAATTAGATGAGAATAGAGCGAGGGCAGTAGTTGTTAAAGACGCTGGAGAAGATATAGATATAACTAATGGCGTTGAGGTTATATCTGAAGTTGTATTAAAAAAAGGGAAAAGAGATGTTGTAATTAAAGGTGGGGAAGGAGTAGGAATAGTTACTAAGGATGGTTTGCAGGTAAAAAAAGGAGAGTATGCAATAAATCCAAAGCCAAGGGAGATGATTAAAACAAATCTATTAAAATTGCTAAATGATAATGAGATGGTTGAAGTTATAATATCAATACCAAAAGGTAAAGAGTTATCTAAAAAAACACTAAATCCAAAATTAGGAATTGTTGGTGGATTGTCAATATTAGGAACCACTGGAATAGTTAGACCTATGTCTAACGAGGCTTATATGAATTCTTTAGTTCCTCAAATAGATGTTGCCTTGGCAAATGGATTTAAAAGATTAATTTTTGTTCCTGGAAATATTGGAGTAAGATTTGCTAAACAAATATTAAAGGCAAAAGATGAGGAAATTATTGAAGTCTCAAACTTTTGGGGATTTATGCTCGATAAAGCAAAAGAGAAAGGTGTTAAGGAAATAATAATATTAGGACATGCTGGAAAAATAATTAAGTTATCTGGTGGAATTTATAATACTCACTCAAAAGTTGCTGATTGCAGAAATGAGATTTTAACTGCCTATTCCTCTTTATTTATTGATAATAAGGAGGAGTTAAAGAAAATTTTATATTCAAACACAACTGAGGAAGTTTTAAAAATTTTAGAGAAAAGAGGAGTTTTAAAAGATGTTTTTAATCTTATAGCTAAAAGAGTTGTTGAAAGAGTTAGTGAAAGATGGAATGGAATTAAATTTGGATGTATAGTTGTAGATATGAAAGGGAACATATTAGGAAGTTATCTAACTGATTTAAACAATAAAAATAAATAATAGAGGATAAAATGGACGAAATAACAATAATTGAAATAATTAAAAAAACCTTAAAGTATTCTAATAATTATATTACAAAAGGAATTGATGATGATTGTGCAGTTATAAAGATTAATGATAATCTTTATTTAGTTTTTACAACAGATATGATGATTAAAAAAACTCACATTCCTTCTATATTTAAACCCTACGAAATTGGAGGGAGAATTTTAACTGCAAATGTTTCTGATATCGCCTCTATGGGTGCTAAACCTTTAGCGTTTTTATTGTCAATATCTTTATCTGAAAAAGAGGCAAATGAAAATTTTATTAAAGAACTCTACACGGGTTTAAATGATTTCTCTAAACTGTATGACTGTCCAATAGTTGGTGGAGATACAAATAAAGGAGATGAACTAATTTTATCAGGCTCTGCAATTGGGATAACAGATAATCCAATTTACAGGAAGGGAAATGTTGGAGATTGGATATGTGTAACTAACGATTTAGGTAGGGTTTATTGTGCCTTAACCTTATACTATATGTTTAAAGATAAAAAAATTAGCAACAGTGAGTTTAAAAAACTCTGTGAGAAATATCCAAAAATTATAGAAAAATTAAGAAAACCTATCGCGAGAGTTAAAGAAGGAATTTTAATGAATAAATATATAAGTGGATGTTGCGATATTTCAGATGGTTTGGGGAAAGAAATTAAATATTTTAAAAATTTTGAGTTATATGAGGATAAAATCTATAAATTAATTCCAGAAGATGTTATTGAATTTTGTGAAGAATTTAATCTTAACCCTATAAAAGTTGTTTTAAATAGTGGAGAAGAGTTTGAACTTTTATTTACAACATCAAAATATAATAAAGTTAAAGATATTGTAAAGGATTATTCAAAAATCTACAAAATTGGTAAAATTATAGAAAAAGGACAGTTTATAGACGGAGAGCAATTTTATGGTGGTGGCTATATTCACAAGTGGTAAAGATAAAAAAGAAACAATTGTATTTTTAATAAAATTTTATATCCTATTCTTTTTTCTATTTTTTATTTTGAATTATTTTGGAGAATATATTGTTGAAGTAGTTGCCTATCTCTCATATATTTTTGTTAAACTAATAATTCCTAATGCAAAAATAATAAATAACATTATATATTTACCAAATGCAGAAGTAGAAGTAATCAAAGAATGCACTGGAAGTTTTATAACATCTGGAATATTATCTCTCATTATTTTATACTCCAAAAATATTAAAGAATTCATAATTGGGTTATTTTTCCTATTATTGGCATTTTTTGTAAATATTTTTAGAATTGTTTTAGTTTGTTATTATGTAAATCTTTATCCCAAAAATCCAATATTTTATCACGATATTGTTGGCTATATTATTATTTTATCTCTTATTCCAATATTGGTTTTAGGATATTTGAAAGTTATTGACATTATAAGAGAGGGAAACAATGCAATACATAAGGGTAAATACCTTAAAAATAAATCCTAAAATACTAAAAAAAAGATTAGAAGAAAAAAATGTTATCTTAGAAGAAACTTTCCTACATTATGCTTTTAAAGTAATAAAATCTCCATTTTCTATAGGTTGTACTCCAGAATACTTATTTGGCTATTACATTCCTCAATCTACCTCCTCAATGATTCCTCCAATTGTCTTAAATCCAGAAAAAAATAGTTTTGTATTGGATATGTGTGCCGCTCCCGGAGGGAAAACAACACATTTAGCCCAATTAATGGAAAACTCAGGAACAATAGTGGCTGTTGATATAAGTAAATCGAGAATTAAAGCATTAAAATCAAACATAAATAGAATGGGAATTTTAAATACAATTATTATAAACAAAGATATGAGAATATTCAAAGATTACTTATTGAAAAACAATATCCTTTTTGATAAAATTTTGTTGGATGCTCCATGCACTGGCAATATAGTTAAAGATAAAAATAGAAATGTTTCAAAGGAGGATATAAAATACTGTTCATTGAGACAGAAAGAACTATTGAATATAGGAATTGACTTACTAAAAGAAGGGGGAATCTTAGTTTATAGCACTTGTTCTGCTGAAGAGGAAGAGAATGAAGAAGTTATAAGATACATATTAAATAAAAGAGATGATGTAGAACTTTTACCAATTGAAAATAACTTTAAAAAAATAAATGTAATTGGAGGGGGAATAGAAGGTACTTTAAGAGTAATTCCTCCAAATGAGCCATTCTTTATCGCAAAACTTAGAAAAATTAAAAGTTAAATTTTATAAAGAATTATTAAGGTGATGCTTTGAGCGAGGATTTAATTGTTATTGATGGTAGCTATTTAGAAGGCGGAGGACAGATTGTTAGAACCTCTGTAAGTTTATCTGCATTAACGCAAAAACCAGTAAAAATAATAAACATTAGAAAAAAAAGAAAAAATAAAGGTTTATCTCATCAACATGTTGCATCTGTTAAGGCAGTAAAAAAACTTTGCAATGCAGAAGTTTATGGGCTGTATGTTGGTTCTGAAGAGTTAATTTTTATACCTTCAAAATTAGCTCCAAAAGATTTTGAGATAAATATAGGAACTGCTGGTAGTATATCTTTAGTTATACAGACATTATTACCTTTATCCTTAGGGATTGATAAAAAATTTACAGTGAAAATTAAAGGAGGAACTGATGTTAAGAAATCTCCACCAATAGACTATGTGAAAAATGTAACCTTAAAAATACTTGAAAATTTTGGAATATTAACAGAATTGAAAGTATTAAAAAGAGGATTTTATCCAGAAGGTGGAGGAGAAGTTATTTTTACAGTTAAGCCATCAAAAATTAAAAAATTTAATTTAATAGAGCATACTAAATCTGATTTGGTTGAAGGAATTAGTTATGTGCAAAATTTAGATGTGAATATAGCGAGAAGAATGAGAAAAAAAGCTGTAGAATTATTAAATAAAGAAAAACTAAATCCAAATATAAAAATAGAAACTTCAAGAGGTTTATCCACTGGAGCAGGAATTGTTTTATGGAACGACACTATTGGAAGTAGTTGTTTGGGTGAAAAAGGATTGAGGGCAGAAATTGTTGCCGAAAGATCTGTAAAAGATTTATTAAATGAAAGAAAGACGGGAATGGCTTTAGACAAATATATGGGAGATCAAATAATACCATTTTTAGGATTTGGTAGAGGAATAGTTGGAGTTTCAGAAATTACAAATCATACAAAAACTAACATTTGGGTGGTTAAGCACTTTTTAGATGTAGATTTTGAGATTAGAGAGTATAAGGAAAATAGTTGTAGTGGTTATACTATTGAGGTGATTTAGATGTTTGAATATTTTGAAACTACTGCGGATATGGGAATTATTGCTAAGGGGAAAAGTTTAGAAGATGCCTTCAAAGAAGCGGCTAAGGGACTTTTTCACATAATGGTGGATATAGACAAAGTTGATAAAAAAGAAAAAATAGAATTTGAAGTATCAGGAGAAAATTTAGAAGAACTTTTGTATAATTTTCTAAATGAGTTGATTTTTTATAGTGATGTAGAAAATTTAGTTTTTAGTGACTTTGACATAAAAATTGAAAAAGATAATAATGGATATAAATTAAAATGCATAGCATATGGAGAAAAAATAAACAAAGAAAAACATAACATAAAAGAAGAAGTAAAAGCAGTAACTTACCATAAAATGGAAGTTAAAAAAGAAGGAGATATGTGGATAATAAAATATATAGTTGATTTATAAAAAATGGCATCAGTCGGCTTGCTACTCATCACCGCTCAGACGGGGATAAACGTCATCATCTGCCATTTAGAACTGTTTAATTTTTCATAGACAAATATAGACATTAATAGATTTTCATTATCTAAAGATTTAGATATAAGTATGTATAAGAAATAAAAATTATATGCCCAGATGCGGGAGTGAAATGGAGTAGTGGGAAGATAATAAAAACCTCGACATGGGCGGAGATCAATGATATACTCTCAATGAATCCAGAAAGATATAGAGTTGATAACTTCCAAGTCCAAAGACATCCATTAATAATATATTGTTATAAAAAATTATTTAAAATTTACTTTTATTCCCCACTTTGTTCTAATCTCTTTAAATTTTTCTCTTAGTTTTTTAGTTATTTCCCCTACTTTCCTGTTGTTTATAACTCTACCATCCACTTCAAACACTGGAACTATTTCTGCGGCTGTTCCTGTAATGAAGAGTTCATCAGCAGTATATATATCATGTAAGGTTAATGGTTCTTCAACAACTTCAATTCCTTCCTCATTTGCCAATTTTATAACCACATCTCTTGTTATTCCTTTTAATATACTTGAATAGACTGGAGGAGTTTTTAAAACGCCATTTTTAACAATGAAAATGTTATCTCCTGTTCCCTCAACTACAAATCCTTTATCATCTAATAAAAATGCTTCATCAACTCCAGCATAATTTGCCTGAATCTTTGCTAACACACTATTTAAATAATTTAATGATTTAACTGCAGGATTTAAAACATCTACTGGCAGCCTTCTAACAGAAACTGTTATTGCTCTAATCCCATCTTCTCCTAATAATGGAGGCATAGGAATTGCTATACAGAAAATAGTTGGTTCTTTACACTTTCTTGGATCTAACCCTAAATCTCCAACTCCTCTTGTAACTACTAACCTTATATATGCATCTCTTAACTTATTAACTCTCAAAGTTTCTAAAACTACACTAATCATCTCTTCTTTTGTTAGAGGGATGTCAAGGCAAATAGATTTTGCAGAATCATACAATCTGTCAATATGTTCTTTTAACATAAAAACAACGCCATCATATGCCCTAATTCCTTCAAATACTCCATCTCCATACAACAAACCGTGGTCAAATACTGAAATTTTCGCATCCTTTTCATCAACAAATTTTCCGTTTAAGTATATTTTCATTAACCTCACCTTTACACATTTTATACAAATTTTGTCTTATATTTTGTTATCTCTATATAACACTATTTGTTTTATATATCTTCGCTAAAGTTTTTATTTTATATAATTTTGTCTAACACTCATAAATATTGCAAAGTTAGGTGATGATATTTGGCAAAAATATTAATAGCCCCATTGGGTGTGGGAGATACTAACGAAGATATATACAAAAGGCAATATCGAACCGCAAAATACAGATTCGAAGGGGATAATAAAGAAATAGAGAGTCCTTTTGTTTTATCAGTTTTAGTTGAAAAGTTAAAGATAGATAAAATTATAGTTGTTGGAACAAGTAAATCTATGTGGGAGGAACTCTATAAACATTATGCTCAAAAAATTGGGAAATTTAATGAAAAATATTGGAAATATATCGGAGAAAAGGTTGGAAAATCTAATTATAAAAATCATGAATTGAAAGAAGAGGATTTAAAAGAACTATGTAATGTCTTAGATGAATATTTAAAAAAGATTAATCCTAATGCAAAAGGTGGCTCTAAGTGTTTGCTTATTAAGTATGGAATAAATAAAGAAGAAATTTGGGAGAATTTCGATATTTTTATGTCTTTAACTAATGAAATAAATGATAATGATGAAATTTATTTAGATATTACTCATTCATTTAGATCTATCCCTCTATTTATGTATGTAATGTTAGAATT from Methanocaldococcus lauensis encodes the following:
- the thiL gene encoding thiamine-phosphate kinase, translating into MDEITIIEIIKKTLKYSNNYITKGIDDDCAVIKINDNLYLVFTTDMMIKKTHIPSIFKPYEIGGRILTANVSDIASMGAKPLAFLLSISLSEKEANENFIKELYTGLNDFSKLYDCPIVGGDTNKGDELILSGSAIGITDNPIYRKGNVGDWICVTNDLGRVYCALTLYYMFKDKKISNSEFKKLCEKYPKIIEKLRKPIARVKEGILMNKYISGCCDISDGLGKEIKYFKNFELYEDKIYKLIPEDVIEFCEEFNLNPIKVVLNSGEEFELLFTTSKYNKVKDIVKDYSKIYKIGKIIEKGQFIDGEQFYGGGYIHKW
- the rtcA gene encoding RNA 3'-terminal phosphate cyclase, whose translation is MSEDLIVIDGSYLEGGGQIVRTSVSLSALTQKPVKIINIRKKRKNKGLSHQHVASVKAVKKLCNAEVYGLYVGSEELIFIPSKLAPKDFEINIGTAGSISLVIQTLLPLSLGIDKKFTVKIKGGTDVKKSPPIDYVKNVTLKILENFGILTELKVLKRGFYPEGGGEVIFTVKPSKIKKFNLIEHTKSDLVEGISYVQNLDVNIARRMRKKAVELLNKEKLNPNIKIETSRGLSTGAGIVLWNDTIGSSCLGEKGLRAEIVAERSVKDLLNERKTGMALDKYMGDQIIPFLGFGRGIVGVSEITNHTKTNIWVVKHFLDVDFEIREYKENSCSGYTIEVI
- a CDS encoding NOL1/NOP2/sun family putative RNA methylase, producing the protein MQYIRVNTLKINPKILKKRLEEKNVILEETFLHYAFKVIKSPFSIGCTPEYLFGYYIPQSTSSMIPPIVLNPEKNSFVLDMCAAPGGKTTHLAQLMENSGTIVAVDISKSRIKALKSNINRMGILNTIIINKDMRIFKDYLLKNNILFDKILLDAPCTGNIVKDKNRNVSKEDIKYCSLRQKELLNIGIDLLKEGGILVYSTCSAEEEENEEVIRYILNKRDDVELLPIENNFKKINVIGGGIEGTLRVIPPNEPFFIAKLRKIKS
- a CDS encoding radical SAM protein, yielding MNVEEIEKYIEKNYNKLPEGCKQCVKGEKLVLFITGICNNNCYYCPLSEKRKNKDVIYANERLITTVEEAIDEAKLCSSKGVGITGGDPLLKINRTVKFLKALKDEFKEFHAHLYTTPESVSEDKLKLLKDAGLDEIRLHPTKIFNEGYNEEYVKFLCDKLSLCNKYIEDVGVEIPGIPNMENEILKLAESVDGLAKFMNINELEFSEENYYELEKRGFYPKNDVSNAIAGSEETSLKVINEFKGNMFIHYCPSVLKDAIQMKNRLINRAKNVAKPYEVITDEGLLLRGIMIFDNEEDLKEIANILEENEIEFEIIDNKIYLNPFILEDIIDEMKRQRYPITFSAYISEVYPTSDALEVERIPLITKKLRFRRRRRR
- the ilvE gene encoding branched-chain-amino-acid transaminase, with the translated sequence MKIYLNGKFVDEKDAKISVFDHGLLYGDGVFEGIRAYDGVVFMLKEHIDRLYDSAKSICLDIPLTKEEMISVVLETLRVNKLRDAYIRLVVTRGVGDLGLDPRKCKEPTIFCIAIPMPPLLGEDGIRAITVSVRRLPVDVLNPAVKSLNYLNSVLAKIQANYAGVDEAFLLDDKGFVVEGTGDNIFIVKNGVLKTPPVYSSILKGITRDVVIKLANEEGIEVVEEPLTLHDIYTADELFITGTAAEIVPVFEVDGRVINNRKVGEITKKLREKFKEIRTKWGIKVNFK
- a CDS encoding archease, coding for MFEYFETTADMGIIAKGKSLEDAFKEAAKGLFHIMVDIDKVDKKEKIEFEVSGENLEELLYNFLNELIFYSDVENLVFSDFDIKIEKDNNGYKLKCIAYGEKINKEKHNIKEEVKAVTYHKMEVKKEGDMWIIKYIVDL
- the cbiD gene encoding cobalt-precorrin-5B (C(1))-methyltransferase CbiD gives rise to the protein MIYDFRKKSKFGYTTGSCATAGAYSALYYLKFGKKLDYVEIENLNGDKLIIPIKKIEKLDENRARAVVVKDAGEDIDITNGVEVISEVVLKKGKRDVVIKGGEGVGIVTKDGLQVKKGEYAINPKPREMIKTNLLKLLNDNEMVEVIISIPKGKELSKKTLNPKLGIVGGLSILGTTGIVRPMSNEAYMNSLVPQIDVALANGFKRLIFVPGNIGVRFAKQILKAKDEEIIEVSNFWGFMLDKAKEKGVKEIIILGHAGKIIKLSGGIYNTHSKVADCRNEILTAYSSLFIDNKEELKKILYSNTTEEVLKILEKRGVLKDVFNLIAKRVVERVSERWNGIKFGCIVVDMKGNILGSYLTDLNNKNK
- the artE gene encoding archaeosortase family protein ArtE, whose protein sequence is MVVAIFTSGKDKKETIVFLIKFYILFFFLFFILNYFGEYIVEVVAYLSYIFVKLIIPNAKIINNIIYLPNAEVEVIKECTGSFITSGILSLIILYSKNIKEFIIGLFFLLLAFFVNIFRIVLVCYYVNLYPKNPIFYHDIVGYIIILSLIPILVLGYLKVIDIIREGNNAIHKGKYLKNKS